A single region of the Methanococcoides sp. AM1 genome encodes:
- a CDS encoding transcriptional regulator protein, with protein sequence MISFGGKQLGESNEEIVESLKSLGMTRNLATTIAYLSNVKEASSQEIEMSTGLRQPEVSVAMREMRENSWISVHNEKVTGKGRPTKIYSLKTPFGKIIKHYEQRIREENEARMRIINKLKTLAK encoded by the coding sequence ATGATAAGCTTTGGTGGAAAGCAATTGGGTGAATCCAACGAGGAAATCGTTGAATCTCTTAAGAGTCTTGGAATGACACGAAATCTTGCTACGACTATTGCATATCTATCAAATGTGAAGGAAGCCTCTTCGCAGGAAATAGAAATGAGCACCGGTCTTCGTCAACCCGAAGTCAGTGTTGCAATGAGAGAAATGAGAGAGAACTCATGGATATCAGTCCATAATGAAAAAGTGACCGGCAAAGGAAGGCCTACAAAGATCTATTCTTTAAAAACGCCTTTTGGAAAGATCATTAAACATTATGAACAAAGGATCCGTGAGGAAAACGAAGCAAGAATGCGCATAATAAACAAACTGAAAACTCTTGCCAAATAA
- a CDS encoding MoaD/ThiS family protein, which produces MSPQVEVKIFPESPEGQIIDVPDGATYEDLLKILDINQELVILLNDGQAVPIDGTVDSGTISILRAISGG; this is translated from the coding sequence TTGAGTCCGCAAGTAGAAGTAAAGATCTTCCCTGAAAGTCCGGAAGGACAGATCATAGATGTTCCCGATGGAGCAACCTATGAAGATCTGTTAAAAATCCTGGACATAAATCAGGAGCTAGTAATATTATTAAACGACGGTCAGGCTGTTCCCATTGATGGAACAGTCGATTCCGGAACAATAAGTATTCTCAGGGCGATATCAGGTGGCTGA